In the genome of Xanthomonas hortorum pv. pelargonii, the window CTGCGTACCTGACGAAGCGAAGTTCGTGATTCCGATGTTGCGCGCTTCTTCGGGCGGTCGCCATTGCTAGGGTGTGCCTCCTGGGTTGTATCGGAATGTGCTGCATGACGGCAGCCTGGCGTAGAGACCGGGCCACACTGCAGCAGCGCGATGCAGGAGGGATGCGTGAAAAAGACGGCTAAAGAACAAGACAACACGCATGCGGCGCGGCCTGCCGTGCAGCAGCCGGATCAAGCGCGCCAGGCAATGTCTGCAGCGGATCGGGATGCGGCACCTGCCGGCGGCTCCCCCGTGATCGGTCGGCGGCGCTTTCTCGGTTTGGGTTCGGCAGCAATGGCTGCGGCCATCGTGGGCGTTCCAGCCAGCGCAGCCACGCCCGCGAGCGTTCAGATGCGCGCAACCTGGATCACCAGCGTGTTCAATCTCGACTGGCCAAGTGCCGCGTCCGCACGGATCGTCGACCCTGCCGAACGCATCGCGGTGCAGCAGCGGGAATTGCTGGCAATCGTCGATCAGGCCCAGGCGCTGCATCTGAATACCCTGGTCTTTCAGGTCAAGCCCTGTGCCGATGCGCTGTACCGCTCGCGCATCCTGCCATGGTCGCCGGTCATGACCGGCGTTCTAGGCAAAGACCCGGGTTTCGACCCGCTGGCATTCTTGCTGCGGCATGCGCATGCGCGGGGCATCCAGGTGCATGCCTGGCTCAATCCCTATCGTGTTTCGACCGGCCTGGACCAGGCCACGCTGGATGCGTTTGCCACTGCGTCGACCGATTCGCCGCAGAGCGTCTATCTGCGCCACCCCGACTGGGTGGGCGTGGCGGCCAATCGGCTGGTGCTCGATCCCGGCATTCCGGCCGTGCGTCGCTGGATCTGTGGCGTGGTCGCCGAACTGGTGGCGTTCTACCACGTGGATGGGGTGCAATTCGATGACTACTTCTACACCGAATCGGCGCAGTCTCCCCTCGACGACGCACAGACCTATGCCGCCCATGGGGCCGGATTTGCCGACAAAGGGGATTGGCGCCGCGACAACACCTATCGATTGATGCGAGAGGTGGCCAGGACCATTCGGGCGATCAGGCCAGGGGTGGCATTTGGGGTCAGCCCGGCCGGGGTGTGGCGCAATCGTCAGGATGATCCGCTGGGCTCGGACACACAGGCAGGTGCGCCCGCATTCGATACCAGTTACGCCGATACCCGCCGTTGGGTTCGCGAAGAACTCGTGGACTACATCGTGCCGCAGATTTACTGGCCGCTGGCACGCCAGGCAGTGCGCTACGACACCATCGCACGCTGGTGGGCGGACACCGTGCGCGGTCGGCGCGTGCAACTCTATATCGGCATGGCGTTGTACAAGGTCGGCACTGCCAACGCACTGGAGCCGGATTGGACAGTGGACGGCGGTGTGCCCGAGATCGCCCGCCAGCTGGACGTGAATGCATCGCTGCCTGAGGTTGGCGGCTGCATGTTGTTTCGCCACGGATCTCTCGCTGCGGCCCAGACGCAGCAGGTGGTGGACTATCTCAGGCTGCGTTGGCAGAGCCCTTGAAGCGATTGGCAAGATGCCTGTCCAGCCAATGAGGCGACGGAGGGCGCTGACTCTGCTTGCCCCACGCAGGCGTCGGGTCCGGTGCGGGGACGCACCTGTCGGCACGTGCCGCTAATCCGCGCTGATCACCCGGTTCTTGCCGGCCGACTTGGCGTCGTACATGGCGCGGTCGGCGCGGCGGATCACATCGTCCTGGGATTCGTCGAGATGGCGCAATGCCACGCCGCCGCTGAAGCTGATGAACACGCGCACGTCGTCATGCAGCAACGAGCGTTGGGCCAGCGCGCGCTGCAGGCGGATCACCGCCGCGCTGGCTTCGAAGATGGTGGAGTCCGGCAAGAGCAATACGAATTCCTCGCCGCCGAAGCGGGCGATGGCATCGGTGGTGCGCAGCACGGCCTTGGCCACGTCCACGGTATGGCGCAGCGCGGCGTCGCCGCCGGCATGGCCGTGGGTCTCGTTGAGGCGGCGGAAGTCGTCCAGGTCCAGCATCGCCACGCATAGCGGCTGCCCGCTGCGCTGGGTGCGTGCGGCTTCGCGCTGGAACAGTTCTTCGAAACCGCGCCGGTTGAGCGCGCCGGTGAGCTGGTCTTCGCGCACCAGGCCGGCCACGTCCTTGAGTTCCTGTTCGAGCGAGGCGATGCGCTGCTCGGAATCTTCGACCTGGCGTCGGGCCGAGAGCAGTTCGTCGCGTGCGGCCAGTGCCTGCGCCTGCACCCCTGCGGTGTCCTGCAGCAGGTCCTGCAACAGGCGATTGAGGTCGGGAATGCCGCGTGCGTCGCCGATCGCCTGCGAATAACCGGCAACGCGATCATGGTATTCGCCGGTGCTGGTGGCCATGCCATCGAGCCTGTCGACGAACGACACCATCATTTCGCGCATGGCCGTCTTTGAGTCGGTGATGCCTTGCTTGAGCAGGCCTTGCTTGTAGATGACCTCGCGCAAGGTGCCGCGTGCCTGTTCGATCGAGCCGACGTCCAGCGGGCCGGAAATCAGTTGCCGCACCACCGAGATCTGGCCTTGCAGCCAGCTGCGGTCGTCGAGCAGTTCGCCCACGTTCTCCAGCAACAGGTCGAACAGGCCGAGCAACAGGTTCTGTTGCTCGCTGGCATCTTCGGCGCGCAGGCCGATCTGGTGGCTCAGCTCGCGCAGCCGCTGTTCCAGCGTGATCAGTTCATGCCCCGGGCGCCAATGACGCAGCGCCGAGGCCAGTGTCTGCGCCTCTTCGGCCAGCTCCGGGCTGCGTTGCAGCAGCGTGGCCAGTGCGTTGCCCAATGCATGCCGCAACAGATCGCGCAGCTGCTCGGCCTCGGTGCGGCCTTCGGCCAGCGAATCGCCGGTGTCGACGGTGCGGATGTACTTGTCGATCAACTGGCGCAGGCCGCGGCCGTAGCCAGGCCAGTCGCCGGCCGCGTAGGCCGCGCTCAGGCGCACGCCCATGTCGCCGAGTTCGCCGTGCAGGCTGGCGATGCCTTCGGCAAACGACAGCAACAAGGCTTCCGGATGCGACGCATGCGAGAACAGGCGTATCAGCAAGGCAGTGGCGGCGGCAGGATCGTGCGCGCCGGATTTGGTCTTGGCCGGCACCAATTGATGCGCCGCCAGGCCTTGCCCGCCGCTCAGCACTGCCGGCAAGGCCGCAGCCGGGCGCGCGCTGTCCGCCCCGCCCCAGGGCAACAGGCGGCGCAGCCCGCCACGCGGGCGGCTTGGGAGTTCAGGCTGGTCTGCCATGCGCCAGGGTCTCAAAGTCGTAGTGCTATCGCTCGTTATCGGCGCGCAGGCGGGTGGCTTAAGCGGGCCAGACAAGAGTCTGCATGACCAGCATGCGCGCATCGGCCAGGCACGGGCGCGACCAGTGCCGCGCGCGTGCGCATGAACAAGTCATACAAGTGACGGCGGGCGCCGCCGAAAGATCGCGCCTGCGGTGCATTGCAGTGCTGGTGCACCAATAGAGGCACGTCATTGCCCTGCAATGTGCGGCTTATGCCTGCCTGCATGCGCAACCATGCGCAACGGAATGTCGGTTGTCGCAGAAAAGTCAGCACGTATTCACGCATTTTTTATTTGGTCGGGGTGTAGATTCATCTCCAAGGACAACGTGGAGTACGCGCGTCATCCCCGCTCCTCATTCGCAGCAGGTCGCCTGGCCGTAGTGGCAGACGATGGTTTCCGCTTCGCTGTTTTTCCGTCTCCACCCACTTTACGACGGACGTTTAGATGGTTGCCATGATGCCGCTGCACGCTACTACCGCACGCTTAGAGCGAAGCACGATGATCCCTACTCTGAAGAAGAGCGGGCGACCGCGCGATGCACGCGGGCGTTTCATCCGGCACCACGAGCGCCTGCCGGTCTCGTTGGCCGACACGCGTGGTGCGCTGTTCGTGGTGTCGGAGATGGCGGACTTCATCAAGGCCGGCGGTCTGGGCGATGTGGCCGCGGCGCTGCCACGCGCGCTGCGCCACCGTTACGACGTGCGGGTGTTGATCCCCGGCTACCGCGCGGTGCTGGCACGCGCCGGCAAGGTGGAGATCGTCGGCCGGGTGCTGGCGCATGCTGCGCTGCCTGCCTGCGACATCGGCCGCATCGTGCAGTCCGATGGCCTGCCGATCTACATCCTGTTGTCCAAGGAACTGTTCGAACGCGACGGCTCGCCGTATGTGAGCACCAGTGGTTCGGAGTTCGAAGACAACGCGATCCGCTTCGCCACCTTGTCGCATGCCGCCGCGCAGATTGCCGCCGGCCATGCCGGCCTGGGCTGGAAGCCACGCCTGCTGCATTTGAACGACTGGCCGTGCGCGTTGGCGGCGGCGTATGTACGTTGGTCCGGCGGCACCACGCCGTGCCTGTTGACCATCCATAACCTGGCCTATCAGGGCCTGGTGCCGTATTCGATGGCCGCCGCGCTGGGCATTCCCGCCGAGCGGGTGGCCGAGCTGGAGTTCTACGGGCAGATGTCGTTCCTGCGCGGTGGCATCGTGCATGCCGACCACGTCAACACGGTCAGCGTCAGCTATGCCCAGCAGATCACCGGCCCGGCCCAGGGCTGCGGGCTGGACCGCCTGCTGGCCGGTCGCGCGGCCAAGGGCGCGCTCACCGGTATCGTCAACGGCATCGACGCCAGCTGGGATCCGCGCACCGACGCACATCTGGACGTGCATTTCAGCGTGAATCATTGGCAGGGCCGTCAGGCCAACGCCGCGCAGGTGCGCAAGGCGTTCGGGCTGCGCGAAAGCACCGGCCCCTTGTTTGCAGTGGTCTCGCGGCTGGTGCATCAGAAAGGCCTGGACCTGATCTGCGAGGTCGCCCCGCAGATCGTGGCGGCCGGCGGCCAGATCGCGGTGATCGGCGGCGGCGAGCCGGAGATCGAACAGCAGGTGGCCGAGCTGACCCGGCGTTATCCCGGCCAGGTTGGTGCCTTCATCGGTTTCGAAGAAGGCCTGGCGCGGCGCATGTTCGCCGGTGCCGACTTCCTGCTGATGCCCTCGCGCTTCGAGCCCTGCGGGCTGAGCCAGATGTACGCGCAGCGCTTTGGTTGCCTGCCGATCGCGCACGCCACCGGCGGCCTGATCGACACGGTGGATGACGGCGTCACCGGCTTCCTGTTCCAGCAAGCCAGCGTGGAGGCTTTGCGCCGCTGCCTGGAGCGCGCCTTCCGTACCTTCCGCCTGCCCAGCCTGCTGTCGGCGATGCGCCGTGCGGCGATGCTGCGCCCCAGCGGATGGGATGTGGCGGGCAAGAAGTACCTCTCCCTCTACGAACGCACCGCCGCAACTGCGCCCGCGCTTGCGACGGTGTCATGAGCGAACGGCTGGGCGTGCAGGGGCAGGAGGCGGAAGCGACGGCGGTGAGCATGGAAGAGGCGTCCGAAGTCATGCGGAGCCTGCAGGCGCTGGCCGATGGATTGCCCACCGATGCCTTCGCGGTGCTGGGCCCGCGTCTGCAAGCCGACGGCCGCCGCCTGGTGCGTGTGCTGGCGCCCGGCGCCGAGGCGATGGGGCTGATCGATCCACGCGGCAAGTTGTTGGCACGCATGCAGCCCGGCGCGATCGAGGGTGTGTTCGAAGGCATGTTGGCGGTGGAGGGCCCTTACCGGCTGCGCATCGTCTGGCCGGACGTGGTGCAGGAGATCGAAGACCCGTACGCGTTCGCCGCCACGCTGGATGAGTCCGTGCTGCTGCAGATTGCCGCAGGCGATGGCCAGGCGCTGCGCAGCGCCTTGGGTGCGCAGCATCTGCACTGCAACGATGTGCCGGGCGTGCGCTTCGCCGTGTGGGCGCCACACGCGCAACGTGTGGCAGTGGTCGGCGACTTCAACGGCTGGGAGCTGCGGCGGCATCCAATGCGCCAGCGGATCGGTGGCTTCTGGGAGCTGTTCCTGCCGCGCGTGGAAGCCGGTACCCGCTACAAGTACGCCATCACTGCCGCCGACGGCCGCGTGCTGCTCAAGGCGGACCCGGTAGCGCGTCAAAGCGAATTGCCGCCTGCCACGGCCTCGGTGGTACCGGGCGCCGCAGCGTTCGCGTGGACCGATGCTGCCTGGATCGCCGCGCGCGATGCGAGTGCGGCGCCGGCGCCACTGTCGATCTACGAAGTGCACGCCGCCTCCTGGCGCCGCGATGGGCATGACCAGCCGCTGGATTGGCCGGCACTTGCCGCACAACTGATTCCGTATGTGCAGCAGCTGGGCTTCACCCATATCGAGCTGCTGCCGATCACCGAGCATCCGTTCGGTGGCTCGTGGGGCTATCAACCGCTGGGGCTGTATGCGCCGACCGCGCGGCATGGCAGCCCGGATGGGTTTGCCCAATTCGTCGATGCCTGTCATCGCGCCGGCATCGGCGTGATCCTGGATTGGGTCAGCGCGCACTTCCCGGATGACGCACATGGCCTGGCGCAGTTCGATGGCGCCGCCCTGTACGAACATGCCGACCCGCGCGAAGGCATGCATCGCGATTGGAATACGCTGATCTATAACTACGGCCGGCCGGAAGTGACCGCCTACCTGCTGGGCAGCGCGCTGGAGTGGATCGACCACTACCACCTCGATGGTCTGCGCGTGGATGCGGTGGCCTCGATGCTGTACCGCGACTATGGCCGCGCCGAAGGCGAATGGGTGCCCAACGCGCATGGCGGCCGCGAGAATCTGGAAGCCGTCGCTTTCCTGCGCCAGCTCAACAGCGAGATCGCCACGCGCTTTCCCGGTGTGCTGACCATCGCCGAAGAATCCACCGCCTGGCCGGGCGTGACCGCGCCGATCAGTGAAGGCGGCCTGGGCTTTACGCACAAATGGAACATGGGCTGGATGCACGACACGCTGAGCTATATGCAGCGCGATCCGGCCGAGCGCGCGCAGCACCACAGCCAGCTGACCTTCGGACTGGTCTACGCGTTCTCCGAACGCTTCGTGCTGCCGCTCTCGCATGACGAAGTGGTGCATGGCACCGGTGGTCTGCTCGGTCAGATGCCGGGAGATGACTGGCGGCGCTTCGCCAATCTGCGCGCCTATCTGGCGCTGATGTGGGCGCATCCGGGCGACAAACTGCTGTTCATGGGTGCCGAATTCGGCCAATGGCGCGACTGGAATCACGACCAATCGCTGGACTGGCATCTGCTCGATGGCGCCCCGCATCGCGGCGTGCAGCAACTGGTGGGCGATCTCAACGCGGCCTTGCGTCGCGTGCCGGCGTTGTATCGCGGCACCCATCGCGCCGACGGCTTCGACTGGAGCGTGGCCGACGATGCGCGCAACAGCGTGCTGGCCTTCATCCGCCACGATCCCGATGGCGGCGCACCCTTGCTGGCGGTGAGCAACCTCACCCCGCAACCGCACCACGACTATCGCGTTGGTGTGCCGCGTGCCGGCGGCTGGCGCGAAATCCTCAACACCGACAATGCCCATTACGGCGGCAGCAATCTCGGCAACAGCGGTCGTCTTGCGACCGAGCCGATGGGCATGCACGGGCACGCACAACGCCTGCGCCTGACCTTACCGCCGCTGGCCACGATCTATCTGCAAGCGGAGAAATAACGATGAACGAGCGCAACGACACCCTGCCGGCATGGGGCGCATGGCCAGCGGGTGAGGGACAGGTGCGCTTTGCGCTCTGGGCACCCGATGCCAAGGGCGTGGATGTGGTCTTCGACGACGGCGTGCGTCGCGCGCTGCACGCCGGGCAGGATGGGTTTTTCACTGCGCTGATCGACTGCGCCGCCGATGCGCGGTATCGCTACAGCGTCGATGGCGGCGAGCCGGTGCCGGACCCGGCCTCGCGCTGGCAGCCCGAGGGTGTGCATGGTCCCAGCGCCGTGCAGCCCAGCGATGGCTACGCCTGGCACAACACCCAATGGCAGGGACGGCCGTGGGACGAGGCGGTGATCTACGAACTGCACGTCGGCACCTGCGGCGGCTATGCCGGTGTGCAGGCGCAATTGCCGCAGCTGGCGGCAATGGGCATCACCGCGATCGAGCTGATGCCGTTGAGCGCGTTTCCGGGTGCGCATAACTGGGGCTACGACGGCGTGCTGCCGTACGCACCGGTGGAAGCCTATGGCACACCGGACGAATTGAAGGCATTGATCGATGCCGCGCACGGGCATGGCCTGATGGTGTTGCTGGATGTGGTCTACAACCACTTCGGCCCGGACGGCAATTATCTGCACAGCTACGCTGCCCCGTTCTTCAACGAAGACAAGCCCACCCCGTGGGGCGCAGCGATCGATTTCCGCAAGCCGCAGGTGCAGCGTTACTTTCTCGACAATGCGCTGATGTGGTTGCACGAGTACGGCTTCGACGGTCTGCGTCTGGATGCGGTGCACGCGATCACCCCGAACGCCTTCCTGGATACCTTGCGGCAGACCGTGCAGGCCAGTCTGCCGGCCGGTCGCCACGTGCATCTGGTGCTGGAGAACGAATTCAACCAGGCCTCGCAGCTGCAGCGCGGCTACACCGCGCAATGGGACGACGATTTCCACAACGCGCTGCACGTGCTGCTGACTGGCGAGGAGGAAGGCTATTACGCCGCCTTTGCCGATCAACCGACCCAGCATCTGGCGCGCGTGCTGGGCGAAGGCTTCGCCTATCAAGGCCAGCCGGATCCGCGTGGACATGTGCGCGGCGAGCCCAGTGGTGATCTGCCGCCGCACAAGTTTGTGATCTTTGCGCAGAACCACGACCAGATCGGTAACCGTGCGCGTGGCGAGCGGCTGAGCGTGCTGGTGTCGCAACAACGCCTGCGCGCCGCACTGGCGTTGACCGCGCTGACGCCGATGATTCCGCTGTTTTTCATGGGCGAACCGTGGGGCGCCACGCAGCCGTTCCTGTTCTTCACAGACTTCGGCCCGCCGCTGGACGATGCCGTGCGCGAAGGCCGTCGTCGCGAGTTTGCCCACTTCGCCGCATTCGCCGACGAAGCGCAGCGCGCCACCATTCCCGACCCGAACAGCCACGCCACCTTCGCCGCTTCGCGGTCGCCGATCGAAGACGCTGCGCAAGGCGAGGGCGCGCAATGGACAGCTTGGTTCACCGCCTTGCTGGGCGTGCGCCGCCAATGGTTGGTGCCAGGTCTTGCGCAAGCGCGCGCCGTGGGCGCCAGTGTGCTGGCCGAAGGCGCGGTGACTGCCAGCTGGGAGTTGCCGGGTGGGGTGTGGCATATCGCCTTCAACGTCGGCACCTCTGCAGTGCCGATGCCGCCACTGCGCGGACGTGTGGCGCATGCCGAAAACGTCGCTGCCGATGCGCAGCAGTTGCCGGTCGATGGCTTCATCGCCTGGCATGAGGAGCGCGCATGAGTACGCGCGATCTGAGCAGGGCGGATCTGCACACGCTGGCCGCAGCGGCCGGGGTGATGGTGGATTGGGTGGATGCCAGCGACCAGCCGCGGCAGGTGTCCGAACAGTCGCTGCATGCGGTGCTCACTGCGCTGGAACTGCCTGCCGCCACCGCCACGCAACGCGAAGACAGCCTGCGTCGCTGCAAGGCGCAGGCAATCGAACCGGCACCGCTGTTGACCGTACAGGTGGCCGCGCTATTGCCCGTGTCGGTTGCCCCTGATGCCAGCGGCCGTTGGGTGGATGACAGCGGTGCCAGCGAGCAAGCGCGTGCGGATGCGCAAGGACAGGTGCGTGCACCGCAACGGTTCGGTTACTGGACGCTGCAGATCGGCGGGCTGACTCAGCAGGTCGCAGTGGCACCGCAACGCTGCTTCAGCGTGGCCGATGCGTGCGGATTGCCGGCTCCGCGTGCCTGGGGCATGGCGCTGCAGGTGTATTCGGCGCGCAGCATCGACGACGGTGGTATTGGTGACGCGTCCGGCACGGTGGAGTGGGTGCGGCATGCCGCGCTGGCTGGTGCCGATGCATTGGCATTGAGCCCGGTGCATGCCTCGCGCCCGGTCACCAGCGGCTACAGCCCGTATTCGCCCAGCGACCGGCGCTTTCTGGATCCGTTGCATGCCGCGCCGGTGCGCGTGCTGGGCGAACTGGCACTGGATGCGATCAACGAAGTGCCTGGGCTGCGCGAGCGTTTCGATACGCTGCATCACAGTGCATTGATCGACTGGCCGGCGTCTGCGCAGGCCAAGTGGCAATTGCTTCGCCATCTGTACACGCGCGTCGCAGCAGATCACGCCGACCTGGTCGCGTTCCGTAGCGAGGGCGGCGCTGCGTTGGAGGGCTTTGCACGCTTTGCCGCGCAGGATTTCGGCGATGGCGATCCGCAGCTGCATGTATTCACGCAATGGCTGGCAGCACGCAGTTGGTCGGATGCGCAGCGCGAGGCGCACGAGCGTGGCATGAAGATCGGCTTGATCGCCGATCTGGCCGTGGGCTTCGACCCGAATGGCGCCGAAGCTGCAGCTGCCGCAGACACCGTGTTGCGTGGCCTGGTGTTGGGTGCACCGCCGGATGCCTTCAATGCCGATGGCCAACATTGGGGCATCGGCGCGTATTCGCCCACTGCATTGCGACGCAGCGGCTACGCGCCGTATATCGCGCTGCTGCGCGCGGTATTGCGCGACCGTGGTGGCATCCGCATCGACCATATTCTTGGCCTGCTGCGGCTGTGGGTGGTGCCCGAAGGTGCCAGCTCCAATGAGGGCGCGTATCTGGCCTATCCGCTGCACGATCTGCTCAATCTGCTCGCGCTGGAATCGTGGCGGCATCGCGCCATCGTGATCGGCGAAGACCTCGGTGTGGTGCCGCCCGGCATCCGCGAAGAACTGTCGCGACGTGGCGTGATGGGCATCGATGTGTTGATGTTCACCCGCGACGACAACGGCGCCTTTGTGTCGCCGACGCTGTGGCGGCCGGATGCGGTGGCCACCACCACCACGCACGATCTGCCCACCTTGACCGGCTGGCGCGAAGGCCGCGATATCGATTGGCGACGCAAGCTGGAACTGATCAAGCCCGCGCAGGCGAGCGAC includes:
- a CDS encoding glycoside hydrolase family 10 protein, producing MSAADRDAAPAGGSPVIGRRRFLGLGSAAMAAAIVGVPASAATPASVQMRATWITSVFNLDWPSAASARIVDPAERIAVQQRELLAIVDQAQALHLNTLVFQVKPCADALYRSRILPWSPVMTGVLGKDPGFDPLAFLLRHAHARGIQVHAWLNPYRVSTGLDQATLDAFATASTDSPQSVYLRHPDWVGVAANRLVLDPGIPAVRRWICGVVAELVAFYHVDGVQFDDYFYTESAQSPLDDAQTYAAHGAGFADKGDWRRDNTYRLMREVARTIRAIRPGVAFGVSPAGVWRNRQDDPLGSDTQAGAPAFDTSYADTRRWVREELVDYIVPQIYWPLARQAVRYDTIARWWADTVRGRRVQLYIGMALYKVGTANALEPDWTVDGGVPEIARQLDVNASLPEVGGCMLFRHGSLAAAQTQQVVDYLRLRWQSP
- a CDS encoding GGDEF domain-containing protein yields the protein MADQPELPSRPRGGLRRLLPWGGADSARPAAALPAVLSGGQGLAAHQLVPAKTKSGAHDPAAATALLIRLFSHASHPEALLLSFAEGIASLHGELGDMGVRLSAAYAAGDWPGYGRGLRQLIDKYIRTVDTGDSLAEGRTEAEQLRDLLRHALGNALATLLQRSPELAEEAQTLASALRHWRPGHELITLEQRLRELSHQIGLRAEDASEQQNLLLGLFDLLLENVGELLDDRSWLQGQISVVRQLISGPLDVGSIEQARGTLREVIYKQGLLKQGITDSKTAMREMMVSFVDRLDGMATSTGEYHDRVAGYSQAIGDARGIPDLNRLLQDLLQDTAGVQAQALAARDELLSARRQVEDSEQRIASLEQELKDVAGLVREDQLTGALNRRGFEELFQREAARTQRSGQPLCVAMLDLDDFRRLNETHGHAGGDAALRHTVDVAKAVLRTTDAIARFGGEEFVLLLPDSTIFEASAAVIRLQRALAQRSLLHDDVRVFISFSGGVALRHLDESQDDVIRRADRAMYDAKSAGKNRVISAD
- the glgA gene encoding glycogen synthase GlgA → MVAMMPLHATTARLERSTMIPTLKKSGRPRDARGRFIRHHERLPVSLADTRGALFVVSEMADFIKAGGLGDVAAALPRALRHRYDVRVLIPGYRAVLARAGKVEIVGRVLAHAALPACDIGRIVQSDGLPIYILLSKELFERDGSPYVSTSGSEFEDNAIRFATLSHAAAQIAAGHAGLGWKPRLLHLNDWPCALAAAYVRWSGGTTPCLLTIHNLAYQGLVPYSMAAALGIPAERVAELEFYGQMSFLRGGIVHADHVNTVSVSYAQQITGPAQGCGLDRLLAGRAAKGALTGIVNGIDASWDPRTDAHLDVHFSVNHWQGRQANAAQVRKAFGLRESTGPLFAVVSRLVHQKGLDLICEVAPQIVAAGGQIAVIGGGEPEIEQQVAELTRRYPGQVGAFIGFEEGLARRMFAGADFLLMPSRFEPCGLSQMYAQRFGCLPIAHATGGLIDTVDDGVTGFLFQQASVEALRRCLERAFRTFRLPSLLSAMRRAAMLRPSGWDVAGKKYLSLYERTAATAPALATVS
- a CDS encoding 1,4-alpha-glucan branching enzyme translates to MSERLGVQGQEAEATAVSMEEASEVMRSLQALADGLPTDAFAVLGPRLQADGRRLVRVLAPGAEAMGLIDPRGKLLARMQPGAIEGVFEGMLAVEGPYRLRIVWPDVVQEIEDPYAFAATLDESVLLQIAAGDGQALRSALGAQHLHCNDVPGVRFAVWAPHAQRVAVVGDFNGWELRRHPMRQRIGGFWELFLPRVEAGTRYKYAITAADGRVLLKADPVARQSELPPATASVVPGAAAFAWTDAAWIAARDASAAPAPLSIYEVHAASWRRDGHDQPLDWPALAAQLIPYVQQLGFTHIELLPITEHPFGGSWGYQPLGLYAPTARHGSPDGFAQFVDACHRAGIGVILDWVSAHFPDDAHGLAQFDGAALYEHADPREGMHRDWNTLIYNYGRPEVTAYLLGSALEWIDHYHLDGLRVDAVASMLYRDYGRAEGEWVPNAHGGRENLEAVAFLRQLNSEIATRFPGVLTIAEESTAWPGVTAPISEGGLGFTHKWNMGWMHDTLSYMQRDPAERAQHHSQLTFGLVYAFSERFVLPLSHDEVVHGTGGLLGQMPGDDWRRFANLRAYLALMWAHPGDKLLFMGAEFGQWRDWNHDQSLDWHLLDGAPHRGVQQLVGDLNAALRRVPALYRGTHRADGFDWSVADDARNSVLAFIRHDPDGGAPLLAVSNLTPQPHHDYRVGVPRAGGWREILNTDNAHYGGSNLGNSGRLATEPMGMHGHAQRLRLTLPPLATIYLQAEK
- the treZ gene encoding malto-oligosyltrehalose trehalohydrolase, with product MNERNDTLPAWGAWPAGEGQVRFALWAPDAKGVDVVFDDGVRRALHAGQDGFFTALIDCAADARYRYSVDGGEPVPDPASRWQPEGVHGPSAVQPSDGYAWHNTQWQGRPWDEAVIYELHVGTCGGYAGVQAQLPQLAAMGITAIELMPLSAFPGAHNWGYDGVLPYAPVEAYGTPDELKALIDAAHGHGLMVLLDVVYNHFGPDGNYLHSYAAPFFNEDKPTPWGAAIDFRKPQVQRYFLDNALMWLHEYGFDGLRLDAVHAITPNAFLDTLRQTVQASLPAGRHVHLVLENEFNQASQLQRGYTAQWDDDFHNALHVLLTGEEEGYYAAFADQPTQHLARVLGEGFAYQGQPDPRGHVRGEPSGDLPPHKFVIFAQNHDQIGNRARGERLSVLVSQQRLRAALALTALTPMIPLFFMGEPWGATQPFLFFTDFGPPLDDAVREGRRREFAHFAAFADEAQRATIPDPNSHATFAASRSPIEDAAQGEGAQWTAWFTALLGVRRQWLVPGLAQARAVGASVLAEGAVTASWELPGGVWHIAFNVGTSAVPMPPLRGRVAHAENVAADAQQLPVDGFIAWHEERA
- the malQ gene encoding 4-alpha-glucanotransferase; its protein translation is MSTRDLSRADLHTLAAAAGVMVDWVDASDQPRQVSEQSLHAVLTALELPAATATQREDSLRRCKAQAIEPAPLLTVQVAALLPVSVAPDASGRWVDDSGASEQARADAQGQVRAPQRFGYWTLQIGGLTQQVAVAPQRCFSVADACGLPAPRAWGMALQVYSARSIDDGGIGDASGTVEWVRHAALAGADALALSPVHASRPVTSGYSPYSPSDRRFLDPLHAAPVRVLGELALDAINEVPGLRERFDTLHHSALIDWPASAQAKWQLLRHLYTRVAADHADLVAFRSEGGAALEGFARFAAQDFGDGDPQLHVFTQWLAARSWSDAQREAHERGMKIGLIADLAVGFDPNGAEAAAAADTVLRGLVLGAPPDAFNADGQHWGIGAYSPTALRRSGYAPYIALLRAVLRDRGGIRIDHILGLLRLWVVPEGASSNEGAYLAYPLHDLLNLLALESWRHRAIVIGEDLGVVPPGIREELSRRGVMGIDVLMFTRDDNGAFVSPTLWRPDAVATTTTHDLPTLTGWREGRDIDWRRKLELIKPAQASDDVTARSKDLARLDAAVEHAGLSAANDPLLGALRFTATSVSPLALLPVEDALALEEQPNLPGTVEVHPNWRRRLPDPLPHARLSTALQGFAEARRVAAVSEPHP